A genomic window from Bremerella cremea includes:
- a CDS encoding ParA family protein → MTIIAVANTKGGVGKSTAAVHIAAWLHDQGHSVLLADCDTQHSSSEWIREACPDVKTVILDKPDDILNELPALAQETDFVVADGPGSQTETSRALLLRADLAVVPCKASMLEIRALAKATEVLRQAQDIRGGLPKAIIVLSMVGKKYRLTQDMIEAAAALNLPMAKTPLVLRQIYADAPGQGALVWQMGARAREASMEAKRLFSEILPEAKAKKVKTKREARRSA, encoded by the coding sequence ATGACGATTATTGCTGTTGCCAACACAAAAGGAGGAGTCGGAAAATCGACCGCCGCCGTCCATATCGCTGCCTGGCTCCACGACCAGGGGCACAGCGTGCTATTAGCTGACTGCGATACGCAACACAGTTCCAGCGAATGGATTCGCGAAGCGTGCCCCGACGTAAAGACGGTAATCTTGGATAAGCCGGATGACATTCTCAACGAATTGCCTGCCCTGGCCCAGGAAACCGATTTTGTCGTAGCTGATGGACCTGGCAGCCAGACCGAAACGAGTAGGGCCTTGTTGTTGAGGGCCGATCTGGCGGTCGTCCCGTGCAAGGCAAGCATGCTAGAGATTCGAGCCTTGGCGAAAGCAACTGAAGTCCTGCGACAGGCTCAGGACATCCGAGGTGGTCTGCCTAAGGCGATTATTGTGCTCAGCATGGTCGGCAAAAAGTATCGTCTTACCCAAGACATGATCGAAGCGGCGGCGGCCTTGAATCTTCCGATGGCCAAGACGCCGCTTGTCCTGCGACAAATCTACGCTGATGCTCCCGGTCAAGGAGCACTTGTTTGGCAAATGGGAGCCCGTGCCCGTGAAGCCTCGATGGAGGCGAAACGCCTTTTCTCCGAGATTTTGCCTGAGGCCAAGGCAAAGAAAGTCAAAACCAAGCGAGAGGCAAGGAGGTCCGCATGA
- a CDS encoding glycosyltransferase family 25 protein yields MNGQLAPPPSWWTAGEGAWGCYRSHVQILETCLTSGVERVLIMEDDAFLVEEFEASCHSFFHHLPEQWKMIYLGGQHLQQHLRLPRKINEWVYQPFNVNRTHCYAVQGRETIRSLYQHLNEARDWKEGHHIDHHYGEWHKRNSSGMFVPRKWLVGQIEGLSSITRKKEERNLWWGAEELTCGEISLPMVAVLGLYRGGTSCVTGVLQHLGVELGSHLKPANVNNPTGFFEDDLLGDVCRNIFKEPWLSRDIGSEESVPLLRWWANKRCREAPESSSCLGGKHPILSMLVPELVQAWDNPKFIVVDRPIEESKRSLQNAYWGWPIEAIDYVLPRMLSQRDQALQELNTSRLRVDFTELLREPETVIREIVKFLKLNPSSEQQQEAISFVKKTE; encoded by the coding sequence GTGAATGGTCAACTTGCTCCGCCTCCCTCCTGGTGGACAGCAGGTGAGGGAGCCTGGGGATGCTACCGCAGTCACGTCCAGATCCTGGAAACCTGCCTAACAAGCGGTGTGGAACGTGTTCTCATCATGGAAGACGACGCGTTTCTTGTGGAAGAGTTTGAGGCGTCGTGTCACTCGTTTTTTCATCACCTTCCCGAGCAGTGGAAGATGATTTACCTGGGGGGCCAGCACTTACAGCAACATTTACGGCTCCCTCGCAAAATCAATGAGTGGGTCTATCAGCCATTCAACGTCAATCGCACGCATTGTTATGCTGTCCAAGGTAGGGAAACAATCCGCAGCCTTTACCAGCACCTCAACGAGGCTCGTGATTGGAAAGAGGGGCATCATATCGATCACCATTACGGCGAATGGCACAAGCGGAACTCAAGCGGAATGTTTGTGCCACGCAAGTGGCTGGTCGGTCAAATCGAAGGGCTGAGCAGCATCACCCGCAAAAAAGAGGAGCGAAACCTCTGGTGGGGAGCCGAAGAACTTACCTGCGGCGAGATCTCGCTTCCGATGGTCGCCGTGCTCGGACTCTACCGTGGCGGAACGAGCTGCGTGACTGGCGTGCTGCAGCATTTGGGCGTTGAGCTCGGCTCCCACTTGAAACCCGCGAACGTCAACAATCCAACCGGATTCTTTGAGGACGATCTGTTAGGGGACGTTTGCCGAAACATCTTCAAAGAACCCTGGTTATCGAGAGATATTGGTAGTGAGGAATCCGTACCCTTGCTGCGTTGGTGGGCCAACAAACGCTGCCGAGAAGCACCTGAGAGCTCCAGCTGCCTCGGTGGCAAACATCCTATTCTTTCCATGCTGGTACCGGAACTAGTCCAAGCTTGGGATAACCCGAAATTCATTGTCGTGGATCGACCTATCGAGGAGTCAAAGCGGTCTTTGCAGAACGCATATTGGGGATGGCCGATTGAGGCGATCGATTACGTGCTTCCACGAATGCTCAGCCAACGTGATCAGGCTTTGCAGGAATTAAATACCTCACGCCTCAGAGTGGACTTCACCGAGTTGCTGCGTGAGCCAGAGACCGTCATCCGTGAAATTGTGAAGTTTCTGAAACTTAATCCCAGTTCAGAGCAGCAGCAAGAAGCAATTAGCTTTGTAAAGAAAACAGAATGA
- a CDS encoding RHS repeat-associated core domain-containing protein, translated as MSYDRSFWNQLLTGFPAVSPKKDKKKRRNRGARKAQLETLEHRQLLAADASLVFGSPSVVEEESGSEVESDANSSGSILSLYEDMANDEEMTSSTIEQPEHGKIEPLVLEGESSYLWSILEGEGSSSGGSSGGSSSYSGGSSSYSGGSSSYSGGSSSYSGGSSSYSGGSSSSGGSSGGSGGSSGGFSADLFDKSLDDQEGNGTTLCGCNGVSGGQSKMSAAKTSYNTSGDLVLSFKVEVSAGSGVSDSVSLAVDFGNASTQTDSKSFTGSETLVFTFTYDRDDVSSDDVASYKATLSSSNLVGGPQTKSGQVYLGEQGVSLDNVANLSLYSGGAQFSYGDENAFFPSDSSGGFEPAPGSFATLTPVSGGYELVDRENNKYEFDTNGNITASSDAQGRETSYGYTTIGSTPRLTSVVSPFESITYGYTGDLLTSIISSLGTSMTLGYTSGKLTSVTLEDPDGADPLPAPVTTYSYNVDDRISTVTQAGLVSTYTYDTLGYVDSIEYSDGSSIDIVSPQYAANTTGEYTETITDSQGIATSYTYNELGYLIKEVDALGNVTTYERDENGLVETLTLPDPDGAGPLTSPVYAYTYDSRGNMLTETLPDSSVRTWVYHATWNEPTKYTDATGEITLYTYDATYQLLLTETLVVGNIDDGVNMETNDLTTTYTYTAAPSISSDPPQGLVETITDPDGVVTEYEYDQYGNTTDVTFASGTSDEATKSWTYDSYGYFLTETDERGNTTTYTYDDLHRVLTMTSPDPDGAGGVAATVTTYTYNSMLKVSSVDVNGRTTTYGYDSKGRLDEITEEDPDGAGALTSPETSYTYDSSGNVLTETDPLGNVTTYGYTDGLLTSITLPDPDGAGGLSAPVTSYTYNAVGRVLTETDPLSGVTTYTYDNLGRVTGVSLPDPDGVGSLTSLSSSTSYDAFSRVTSYTDFDGVTTTYTYDSEGNLLTETTPLGTTTYTYDDLYQLVEVETEDPDGAGPLAALVTTYTYTAMGQVASKTTSKGTTSYTYDHRGRLKTVTEPDPDGAGAQTAPVTSYTYDDVGNLLTTTDPLGHVTTYVYDNLNNLTQETLPDPDGAGALTSPVTTYEYNVFGELVSVTDPNGGETTYTYDNLGRLITLTEPDPDGGGALSAAEITYVYDAAGQLTSETDQLGNTTTYTYDNLGRLITETLPDPDGAGSATSPVYSYTYDAAGNLLTATDPLSRTTTYTYDTMGRLRTETLPDPDGGGSLSAPVTTYTYNTRGQLASVTDAESQTVSYTYNSAGLTATMTDPFGTTVYIYDALGRQIAIYEPDYDGAGSQLAPVTLFEYNDDGELAAVITRDGKTSYEYDNLGRIISVTEADPDDSGLASGTGLGSGTGVTGSASGGAEIVVTDGVVSGVVLTDGSSSVSFGAVDIGKYAIRTFEIANIGGSDLLISSITLPSDFKIISYSDEEVAPGESTTITVRFAPTSIASYSVALTINNNDSDESSFEIQLTGSGQASSNGSEAAASTSYVYNSNGRITSETDALSNTTSYLYDNLGRLTKKTDAEGGETEYTYDANGNMLTLTDPEENVTTWTYDYLNQVLTDTNQLSDVRSYEYDAAGNLTEYTDRNGRVTEYIYDDLQRRTAEKWMDGATVLHTLSYAYDAASQLTSASDSAATYTFTYDNLGRVTNTEHDLAALGFDVDLEEAYDSLGRRTGLTAVVDGADDLANEYTYDYWNRLTRVTQGGTGGSGGSVVAEKRVDFTYDAEDDYQFASITAYADLAGSELVYTSGYTYDRADRLTALSYQDSSSSTLAGYTWGFDSANRLTDFTVTGYSAENATYSYDDTSQLTGADRNGTSNDESYAYDSNGNRTSYTIGDNNQITSDGTYSYTYDDEGNRLTKTNISTGEVIEYQWDYRNRLTGITTKDSGGSVTHDVDYTYDIFNHRIVKTIDADGAGSGTATKEVYIYDGLREEMGNAGDHILFAFDESDDLIDRFLYGASVDQILAQEEVTSTSSAGDVLWALSDNLGSIRDVASYNPVTDTTTIVNHLAYDAFGNVTSESNTAIDLLFAYTGRERDEESALQYNRARYYDTGTGQWISQDPLGFDAGDENLYRYVGNTVLVFSDPSGLEERTWGRFLYEEVNPWGFGETRGKQIGEGIGAWANIPNDIRRFKSRLKSTNDLKRRATANMADPRSINVNFDGPLMDDYRKSRKQMMDRGRDDVNNAVKEVTEGAIAAAELTEACLTTAMGGLPGSKGNVVKEVATDGLEAAAGALGKKGAKQVTEEAAGQGAKQLDNVASSAKNAPTTLSKSADDIRFSQNSVSFNKVDRVTGKPFTYNDLVESMRTKGWQGDPVDVVRMPDGRLTSMDNTRIRAAREAGIEVKMQERAFDAPLTLAEVERFSHSGNVPSTWGEAIQIRIGRQSGGFGSKTPYGSNTLPRPTGMPE; from the coding sequence ATGTCGTACGACCGCTCGTTCTGGAATCAGCTGTTAACCGGTTTTCCTGCCGTTTCGCCCAAAAAGGATAAGAAGAAGCGTCGAAATCGAGGTGCACGCAAGGCACAGCTCGAGACATTAGAGCATCGCCAGCTTTTGGCTGCGGACGCCAGCTTAGTCTTTGGCTCTCCGTCGGTGGTTGAGGAGGAATCGGGATCCGAGGTCGAGTCGGATGCTAATTCAAGCGGCTCAATTCTGTCGCTCTATGAGGATATGGCTAATGACGAGGAGATGACTTCAAGCACGATCGAGCAACCAGAACATGGCAAGATCGAACCCTTGGTTTTGGAAGGAGAGTCTTCATACCTGTGGTCCATACTTGAGGGTGAGGGAAGTTCGAGCGGGGGCTCTAGTGGTGGATCGAGTAGCTACAGCGGTGGATCGAGTAGCTACAGCGGTGGATCGAGTAGCTACAGCGGTGGATCGAGTAGCTACAGCGGTGGATCAAGTAGCTACAGCGGTGGATCAAGTAGTTCGGGTGGTAGCTCCGGCGGTTCCGGTGGCAGTTCAGGCGGATTCTCTGCGGACCTGTTCGACAAATCATTGGACGATCAAGAAGGAAACGGGACTACCCTTTGCGGTTGCAATGGGGTCTCCGGCGGCCAATCGAAGATGAGCGCGGCTAAGACGTCGTACAACACGTCTGGAGACCTGGTCCTATCCTTCAAAGTCGAAGTTTCCGCGGGAAGTGGCGTCAGTGATTCGGTAAGCCTGGCTGTTGATTTTGGAAACGCGTCAACTCAGACCGACTCGAAGAGTTTCACCGGCTCCGAAACTCTTGTCTTTACTTTTACCTATGATCGGGATGACGTTTCATCAGACGATGTTGCCAGCTATAAGGCAACCCTATCGTCGTCGAATCTTGTCGGTGGACCTCAAACAAAATCGGGCCAAGTCTACCTTGGGGAACAAGGGGTAAGTCTAGACAATGTCGCCAATCTTTCGCTATACAGCGGCGGAGCCCAATTCTCCTATGGCGATGAGAACGCGTTTTTCCCCTCGGACTCCAGCGGTGGTTTCGAGCCCGCGCCGGGAAGTTTCGCTACGCTCACACCAGTCAGTGGTGGCTACGAGTTAGTAGACAGGGAAAACAACAAATACGAATTCGATACGAATGGAAATATAACCGCCTCATCCGATGCACAAGGGCGTGAAACCTCGTATGGCTACACGACTATCGGGTCAACGCCTCGCCTAACTTCCGTGGTTTCGCCCTTCGAGTCGATTACTTACGGCTATACGGGCGACTTGTTGACGAGCATTATCAGTTCGCTTGGAACGTCGATGACGCTGGGGTATACCAGCGGCAAGCTGACTTCTGTCACGTTGGAAGATCCGGATGGAGCTGATCCTCTTCCCGCTCCAGTAACGACCTATTCGTACAACGTCGATGATCGAATCTCGACGGTGACCCAGGCCGGGTTGGTTTCCACTTACACTTACGACACGTTGGGGTACGTCGATTCGATCGAATATTCTGATGGTTCTTCCATTGATATCGTTTCTCCGCAATACGCCGCGAATACAACAGGAGAGTACACCGAGACCATCACCGATTCTCAAGGGATCGCTACTTCGTACACCTACAACGAGTTGGGTTATCTTATCAAGGAAGTCGATGCTCTAGGAAACGTTACAACATACGAGCGGGACGAGAATGGACTTGTGGAAACGTTAACGCTTCCCGATCCGGACGGAGCCGGTCCTCTCACATCGCCTGTTTACGCATATACCTACGACAGTCGCGGGAATATGCTAACCGAGACACTGCCTGACAGTTCGGTGAGAACCTGGGTTTACCATGCAACGTGGAATGAGCCAACAAAATACACCGATGCGACCGGAGAGATCACGCTCTATACCTACGACGCGACCTATCAGTTGTTGCTGACCGAGACCTTGGTGGTTGGTAACATTGATGACGGCGTCAATATGGAGACAAACGACCTTACGACCACCTACACTTACACCGCTGCCCCGTCCATCTCTTCCGATCCACCTCAAGGATTGGTCGAAACGATCACCGACCCAGACGGAGTGGTAACGGAGTACGAATACGACCAGTACGGCAATACAACGGACGTTACTTTTGCCTCGGGAACCAGCGACGAAGCCACGAAGAGTTGGACTTATGATTCGTACGGTTACTTTCTGACAGAAACCGATGAGCGCGGCAATACAACGACCTACACCTACGACGACCTACATCGGGTTTTGACGATGACGTCACCAGATCCTGACGGGGCTGGTGGCGTTGCGGCAACGGTCACTACCTACACCTACAACTCGATGCTCAAGGTCAGTTCGGTTGACGTGAATGGTCGTACAACCACCTACGGTTATGACTCAAAGGGGCGACTCGACGAGATCACAGAAGAAGATCCAGATGGCGCAGGAGCCCTCACTTCACCCGAGACGTCGTACACGTACGATTCGTCGGGCAACGTGCTCACCGAAACGGATCCACTGGGGAACGTCACCACGTATGGTTATACCGACGGCCTGCTCACCAGTATCACCCTCCCCGATCCCGATGGCGCGGGTGGGCTGTCAGCTCCCGTCACCTCCTACACCTACAATGCAGTAGGACGCGTCCTTACGGAAACCGACCCGCTCAGTGGTGTTACCACCTACACTTACGACAATCTCGGGCGAGTCACCGGCGTCTCGCTGCCAGATCCTGATGGTGTAGGTTCTTTGACGTCGCTTTCCAGTTCCACGAGCTACGACGCATTCAGTCGTGTCACTAGCTATACTGATTTCGATGGTGTCACGACAACATACACCTACGACTCCGAAGGAAACCTGCTCACCGAAACGACTCCGTTAGGTACGACAACCTATACCTACGACGATCTTTATCAGCTAGTCGAAGTCGAAACGGAAGATCCCGACGGAGCTGGGCCTCTGGCTGCTTTGGTCACCACGTACACCTATACAGCCATGGGACAGGTTGCCTCGAAAACAACTTCGAAGGGGACGACGAGTTATACTTATGACCATCGAGGTCGTCTGAAAACGGTTACTGAGCCTGATCCAGATGGAGCTGGAGCGCAGACAGCTCCGGTTACAAGTTATACCTACGACGATGTCGGAAACTTGTTGACCACCACCGACCCACTGGGACATGTCACGACTTACGTCTACGACAATCTCAACAATCTTACCCAAGAAACTTTGCCCGATCCCGATGGTGCCGGAGCTTTAACCTCGCCTGTAACGACGTACGAATACAATGTGTTCGGAGAACTCGTCAGCGTCACCGATCCCAATGGAGGCGAGACGACCTATACCTATGATAATTTGGGCCGCCTGATCACTCTGACGGAACCAGATCCCGATGGTGGCGGGGCCCTCTCGGCTGCCGAGATTACCTACGTATACGACGCCGCTGGTCAACTTACCAGTGAGACGGACCAGCTGGGCAACACGACCACTTACACCTACGACAACTTGGGCAGGCTCATCACCGAAACCTTGCCCGATCCGGATGGTGCAGGTTCAGCGACCTCGCCTGTGTATAGCTACACCTATGACGCGGCGGGGAATTTGTTGACGGCTACTGATCCTCTTTCCCGCACCACCACCTATACCTACGACACCATGGGGCGGCTGCGAACAGAGACCCTCCCCGATCCGGATGGTGGTGGCTCACTCTCGGCGCCGGTTACCACCTACACCTATAACACCCGAGGGCAACTGGCGAGTGTCACCGACGCCGAATCTCAGACGGTGAGTTACACCTATAACTCAGCCGGGCTAACGGCGACCATGACCGATCCATTTGGCACCACGGTCTACATCTACGATGCCTTGGGCCGTCAGATTGCCATCTACGAGCCCGATTATGATGGCGCGGGATCCCAGTTGGCCCCGGTGACCTTGTTTGAGTACAACGACGACGGGGAACTAGCAGCCGTCATTACTCGGGATGGCAAGACCAGTTACGAGTATGACAACCTGGGAAGAATTATTTCGGTCACCGAAGCCGATCCAGACGATTCGGGGCTCGCTTCCGGTACCGGGCTTGGCTCGGGGACGGGAGTCACCGGCTCGGCCTCGGGCGGGGCAGAGATTGTTGTGACCGATGGCGTTGTTTCGGGCGTCGTCCTTACCGACGGTTCTTCCTCGGTGAGCTTCGGGGCAGTCGACATTGGTAAATACGCGATCCGAACATTCGAGATCGCAAATATCGGTGGCAGCGATCTATTGATTAGCTCGATCACCCTCCCAAGTGATTTCAAGATCATTTCTTATTCCGATGAGGAAGTAGCCCCAGGTGAGTCAACCACGATCACCGTGCGATTCGCTCCCACGTCGATCGCCTCCTATTCGGTCGCTTTGACAATCAATAACAATGATAGCGATGAGTCGTCATTTGAAATTCAGCTTACCGGTTCGGGGCAAGCGAGTTCCAACGGTAGCGAAGCAGCGGCTTCGACGAGCTACGTCTACAATTCAAACGGTCGGATCACGAGTGAAACTGATGCCCTGAGCAATACCACGAGCTATCTATACGACAATCTTGGTCGACTGACCAAGAAGACCGACGCGGAAGGTGGCGAGACGGAATATACCTACGATGCCAACGGCAATATGCTGACTCTGACCGATCCTGAGGAGAATGTCACAACCTGGACGTACGACTACCTGAATCAGGTTCTCACCGATACGAACCAACTGAGTGACGTTCGCAGCTACGAATATGATGCGGCTGGCAACCTGACAGAGTATACCGATCGCAACGGCCGGGTTACCGAGTACATTTACGATGATTTACAGCGCCGCACAGCCGAAAAGTGGATGGATGGAGCCACCGTCCTCCATACACTTTCCTACGCGTACGATGCCGCTTCTCAGTTGACCAGTGCGTCCGATTCCGCGGCCACCTACACGTTCACTTACGACAACTTAGGGCGCGTAACGAATACCGAACACGACCTGGCAGCCCTAGGTTTTGATGTCGATTTGGAGGAAGCGTACGATTCGCTCGGTCGTCGCACGGGCCTAACGGCAGTCGTGGATGGCGCCGATGACCTGGCGAATGAATATACCTACGACTACTGGAATCGTCTCACGCGAGTCACCCAAGGAGGCACGGGCGGATCCGGCGGAAGTGTTGTCGCGGAAAAACGGGTCGATTTTACGTACGATGCCGAAGACGATTATCAATTTGCATCGATTACCGCCTATGCCGATCTAGCTGGCTCGGAACTGGTTTATACGAGCGGCTATACCTACGATCGTGCCGATCGACTGACCGCATTGAGCTACCAAGATAGTAGCAGTTCAACGCTTGCTGGTTACACCTGGGGCTTCGACTCGGCAAACCGCTTGACCGATTTTACGGTGACCGGATATTCGGCCGAGAATGCCACGTACAGCTACGATGACACCAGTCAATTAACGGGAGCCGACCGCAACGGCACGTCCAACGATGAGTCGTACGCCTACGATAGTAATGGCAATCGTACGAGCTACACCATTGGGGACAACAACCAAATCACTTCCGACGGGACGTACAGTTACACGTACGACGACGAAGGGAACCGTCTTACCAAGACTAACATCTCGACGGGCGAAGTGATCGAGTACCAATGGGACTATCGCAACCGCTTGACCGGCATCACCACAAAGGATAGTGGCGGCTCAGTCACCCATGATGTTGACTACACATACGACATCTTCAATCACCGCATCGTGAAAACGATCGATGCCGATGGGGCTGGCAGTGGTACGGCCACCAAGGAGGTTTACATCTATGACGGACTTCGCGAAGAAATGGGCAACGCGGGGGATCACATTCTGTTCGCGTTTGATGAAAGTGATGACTTAATCGACCGCTTTCTGTATGGGGCCAGCGTTGACCAGATATTAGCCCAAGAGGAAGTCACCAGCACCAGTAGTGCAGGAGATGTTCTCTGGGCTTTGAGCGACAATTTAGGGAGTATCCGCGACGTTGCTTCTTATAACCCTGTCACCGATACAACGACAATTGTTAATCATCTCGCCTACGATGCGTTCGGCAACGTTACTTCGGAAAGTAACACCGCAATCGATCTACTTTTCGCTTACACGGGACGTGAACGCGACGAAGAAAGTGCGTTGCAGTACAACCGGGCAAGGTACTACGACACTGGGACAGGACAGTGGATTAGCCAAGATCCGTTGGGGTTTGATGCTGGGGATGAGAACCTGTATCGATATGTCGGCAACACCGTATTAGTATTTAGTGACCCCTCTGGCCTTGAGGAAAGAACGTGGGGAAGGTTCCTCTACGAAGAAGTAAATCCTTGGGGATTTGGCGAAACAAGAGGTAAACAGATTGGTGAAGGAATTGGCGCATGGGCCAACATTCCTAATGATATTCGCCGCTTTAAGAGTCGATTAAAATCGACGAATGATCTTAAACGTCGCGCAACTGCTAATATGGCTGACCCAAGATCTATCAATGTGAATTTTGATGGGCCCTTGATGGATGATTATCGCAAGAGCCGCAAGCAAATGATGGATCGCGGAAGAGATGATGTAAATAACGCAGTCAAGGAAGTGACAGAAGGAGCAATTGCAGCTGCTGAATTAACCGAAGCATGCCTAACCACGGCAATGGGAGGCCTCCCAGGTAGTAAGGGAAATGTTGTAAAGGAGGTAGCAACAGATGGTTTGGAAGCAGCGGCTGGAGCTCTTGGAAAAAAAGGAGCAAAACAAGTAACGGAGGAAGCGGCGGGCCAGGGA